In a genomic window of Micromonospora cremea:
- a CDS encoding TetR/AcrR family transcriptional regulator, whose amino-acid sequence MTSAGQAPEVFARRPKRADARRNYDALIAAAREAFAEHGAAASLEDVARRAGVGIGTLYRNFPSRRHLFEAVYVEEVRALSRSAEDLAELPPWDALVAWLHRFVAYVATKRALAEQLLHDSEIFRSCRTEIYAAGEPLMSRAQAAGVVRDDIGFDDVVRLISGLTMAQFPSPEQRDRVLGVALDGLRPPSVPR is encoded by the coding sequence ATGACCAGCGCGGGGCAGGCGCCCGAGGTCTTCGCCCGGCGGCCGAAGCGGGCCGATGCGCGGCGCAACTACGACGCCCTCATCGCCGCCGCCCGCGAGGCGTTCGCCGAGCACGGCGCCGCCGCCTCCCTGGAGGACGTGGCCCGGCGGGCCGGGGTGGGCATCGGCACGCTCTACCGCAACTTCCCGAGCCGGCGGCACCTCTTCGAGGCCGTCTACGTCGAGGAGGTGCGGGCCCTGAGCCGCTCCGCCGAGGACCTGGCCGAGCTGCCTCCGTGGGACGCCCTCGTCGCCTGGTTGCACCGCTTCGTCGCGTACGTCGCCACCAAGCGGGCGCTCGCCGAGCAGTTGCTGCACGACTCCGAGATCTTCCGGAGCTGCCGGACGGAGATCTACGCCGCCGGTGAGCCGCTGATGAGCCGCGCCCAGGCGGCCGGCGTGGTCCGCGACGACATCGGCTTCGACGACGTGGTGCGGCTGATCAGCGGCCTCACGATGGCCCAGTTCCCGTCACCCGAGCAGCGCGACCGGGTGCTCGGCGTCGCCCTGGACGGGCTGCGCCCGCCGTCCGTTCCGCGCTGA